AGACGCGTAGAAAAGGGATAATCCTTCAGCACGGCACATTCATGTACGCGACGCGCGTTGAAGTCCTCGCGAAGGTTCTGAGGGTTTCCAAAGCAAAGCTCGCCGACAAGGGCGTTTCAAGCATCTGGGAGCGCGTAACAACCCTTGAGCGCGAGGGAGTACGGCTGAACCGCTGGGAGGCCTACGAGCTGTTGAAGGACAAGTTCTTTACCGCGTTCGAGCTGGAAGAGGGGGAGCTAACGAATTACGAGCTTGAGCTGGCGGAAAAGCTGATAGAGGAGCGCTACGGAAACCCCAAGTGGAACGAGATGCGTTAGCTCAAGGCAGTTTCCGTTCCTTTTCTATCTCGAACTTCCCGGCCAGCTCGTAGAACAGCTCGTCTTTGCCAAGCTCTTTCCTCAGTTTTCTGAAGTTTTCCCCAAGCCTCGGAAGCCTGCCCTTTGAGCGTTTCAGCATCGAGTTGCCTACCTCAACCGCGAAGCGTAGGTATTCTTCGCCTACCAGTATTCTCCCGTCCCTGCCGAGCGGGGCCGTCAAATACTCGGTGGCGTTTATCTCGACGAGGTAGCGGTTTGAAATTACCTTGAAGGTCGTGTACTTGAAGCCGCTCGCCAGGCCGAGCTCGTGCAGTCTCTTTGCCTTCTCCAGGTCCTCGGCGACGACGTGGAAAATCGGGGGCTGGCTCTTGAGGAAGATGAGTCCTTTTTCTGCCTTTTTGAGCGCTTCATCTGCCTCTTCAAACGTCATCTCGCGGTGAACCTTTATCAGCCACCTTGAGAGGGGTTTCGCGCCAAGGGCCGGTTCTTCGAGGATTCCAATCCTCCCCGAGCAGGAGGAGGTGGTGTAGATTCCCTTGATGGAGTTGATGAGCAGGAGAAGGTCTATAATGTCCTCGTCTACTTTTCCATCTCTCATCGCCGTGAAGAGACTCGTGAGCGCCTCGCGCTTGGCTTTCATCCCTAAACCTCC
This Thermococcus cleftensis DNA region includes the following protein-coding sequences:
- the taw3 gene encoding tRNA(Phe) 7-((3-amino-3-carboxypropyl)-4-demethylwyosine(37)-N(4))-methyltransferase Taw3, which codes for MKAKREALTSLFTAMRDGKVDEDIIDLLLLINSIKGIYTTSSCSGRIGILEEPALGAKPLSRWLIKVHREMTFEEADEALKKAEKGLIFLKSQPPIFHVVAEDLEKAKRLHELGLASGFKYTTFKVISNRYLVEINATEYLTAPLGRDGRILVGEEYLRFAVEVGNSMLKRSKGRLPRLGENFRKLRKELGKDELFYELAGKFEIEKERKLP